TGAGGAAGAGCTGCTCTCCATCATCCCGCGTAAACGGACCAGGTCCTATGACCCCTACCGGATACTGAAACTCGTCCTGGACCATGATTCCTTCTTTGAGATTGCCCCATTCTACGGAAAATCGCGCGTAACCGGCCTGGCCCGCGTTAATGGCTACCCCGTCGGCGTAATGATTAACAACCCGATGCAACTTGGTGGCTCGATGGATGTTGCCGCCGGCTCGAAGGTAATCCGCTTCATACAGCTTTGTGACCTCTTTCACGTACCCATGGTCTACTTCGCCGATGAACCCGGCTTCATGGTCGGTATCGAGGCCCAGAAGCAGGGCATTGTCCGCGCCGGTGCCAGGATAGTCCTGGCCACCATCAACACTAAAATGCCCTGGATAACCTTCATCATTCGCCAGTTGTTCGGGGTCGCCGGCCAACTCCACAACCGGCCCGGCGGCATGTACAAGAGGGTAGGCTGGCCCTCCGGCCACTGGGGCTCGATGCACATCGAGGGCGGCGCCAGAGCTGCCTATCGCCGGGAGATTGAAAACGCCCCGGACCCGGAGGCAAAACAACAGGAGATAGAGCGCATGCTCCAGGCGATTTCCTCACCGTTCCGCACCGCCGAGGCGTTTAATATCGAGGATATTATCGACCCACGGGACACCCGACCGATTTTGTGCGACTTCATAGAAACGGCGCAGGGAATGATAAAAACCCAGCTCGGTCCCAGCTACGGGCCAAGCTGGAATCCATAGTCCGGAGCAAAACATAAAGGAGGTAAGGAATGATAGTCTTGGTAGCAGTATTGCAGGTAGCCGAAGGCAAGGGAAACGAGGTGGTTGAAGAGTTCAAGAAGCTCGTGCCCACAGTCCTTCAGGACCCCGGTACAATCTCCTACAACATCAACCAGGCGGCAGACAACCCGGACAAGGTAATGGTCTACGAGAAGTACGAGGACATGGATGCCCTGAAATACCACGGCCAGACCGAGCACTTCAAAGCATTCGGGCAGGCCACACGCTCCCTTTTTGCCGGGCGCCCCGAAATCACACTTTACAACGAGGTCGTCTAGCAGGTTACTGAAAAGGAGAGGCCAGAGCGAGTGCCCCTCGCGGGGCCAAGCCCCTTCTGAGGGGTCACCCCTTCTAAGGGGCGCTCCTCTTGGTCGTTTCCGGGCGCTACGCCACCACCCCTACGGTCTCACGTAGTGTGGTGGCACTCAGACAGGACAGCCCGGTGTACCCGAAGTCCGTAGATCGGTGTCCGGAGTACAGAGTGATGAGAATCACCAGGAGTGTCAGCAGGCAGGACTGATACTCTATCATCTGGCTTGCCTTCCCTGGACAATGGGAGCACGTACCACTTTGCTCCCTTCCATAGCACAACCCGGTGCTTTGTGCGATTACCTATTGGTTGCTTTTATTATTAGCTCCAAAAGGTGTAAACTATAATAGCAGGGTGATTCTAAAGATGAATCACTTCATCTCCACCTGATAGTGTTTGAGCAAGCCCCCTGGGTCGCTTTTACTTTAGCACTCACATAGCCAGGCAAGACTGTTCTTAATCTGGGTAAATTACATTGTAGTTCGGACAAATACGTACTCCCGGTATTGATTAACGTGTTTACTTGATTGCAGGGAATACCATATGAGTTTAACCTGTGGACTGGTAGGTCTTACTGCTTGCGGTAAGACTACTATTTATAACGCTGTTACCGCCTCCGGAGCGGCACATTATGATGGTTCTAAGATGCATAGAGTCATTGTTAATGTGCCTGACCCACGTATTCAGGCACTGGCAAAGTTATATAATCCTGCCAAAATTGTTCCGGCTACTATGCAACTCGTAGATATTCCCGGTCTCGCTACCAACTCCGCTAACAAGCCAGGACACAGCACAAGACTGCTTAAACATATCAAAGATGTTGATACCTTGCTGCACGTAATACGGTGTTTTGAAGCGGCGGACACCTTTCCCCGGCATGATAATATCGACCCCGTGCGGGATGTAGAGACCATAGACCTTGAATTGATGGTAGCTGATAGTCAGACACTACAAAAAAAGATTGCCCGCTTGTCCAAGAAAGTGCGAGCAGGCGATAGTGATGCCATTCGTCAGGTAGCTGACTGTGAAAAAATAAAAAGGGGATTGGACCAGGGAATACCTGCTCGCCGGCAAAGATTGGACGATAAGGAACTGAACAGTATCCGTGAATGCAATCTGGTCTCGCTCAAACCCGTGCTATACATTGCCAATGTGAAGTCTATGGGAAACGATGGAAACGACTATGTTAAAGCGCTTCAGACTATAATTGATGCCGATAGCTCTGAGGCTATTACCATCTGTGGCCGTGATGAAGCTGATATTAGCCAACTTGACCCCGTAGACCGTCAGGAATTTTTAGCTGAGCTTGGCTTGCAGGAATCATCCATGATGCGATTACTACAAGCCGCGTACCGAAAACTTGGACTGGTGAATTTCTTTACCGTTGGCGAGGATGAGGTCCGTGCCTGGACATGCCACAGAGGAGATAAAGCCCCAGTTGCTGCAGGTAAGATTCATACGGATATGGAGAGAGGATTCATACGGATGGAAGTGATACCCTGTAATGACTTGCTTGAACTCGGCAGTGAGGCTGCTGTAATCAAGGCTGGTAAGCAACGTATCGAGGGTAAGACCTACGAAATCCAGGAGGGTGATGTCACGGTGGTGCTTTTTAATATCAGTTAACGACTATCACCCGGGTTACAAACAAGGCTCCTGAGCTTAACTATTAAGTAAAAGTTCACACTAGAAGGGTGATGAAAAAGGAGAGTCCAGAGAGGTGAAACCTCTTTAGCAGGGGGCTGGGGGTGTCCCCCAGATATAATATTTTCCCCCTTCCTCGGTAGGAAGGCTCTTCCTGGACAGGAAGGGGAAGGCGGCCCGGATGGGCCGCACGGGGTTTGGTCGAAAGGGTTTTTCAGCAACCTGCTAAACACTCCGGCTTAGTGTTTTACCATCATCACGAGGCGTATTTCCTTTTCTATAATAAGAGTGGCTTCTGAGAAATAATTATTGCTAAACTACGAGTCCTTATCTCAGTAATGACCTCGATATCACCATGCGCTGGACTTCAGATGTCCCCTCATAGATAGTGGTCAGTTTGGCATCGCGGAAATATCGTTGCATTGGGGAATCCATCATATAGCCGTAACCACCGAAAATCTGGATACCCTGCGTCGTAGCCTTCATGCAGAGTTCACTGGCAGTAAGCTTCGCCATAGCCGCATACACTGTGAAGGGCTCTCCCTGGTCGGCTAAAAAGGCAGCTTTGTGGGTGAGTAACCTGGCTGCCTCGAGCTGCGCAGCCATATCTGCCAGCATCCAGCTTATTGCCTGGTTCTGACTGATGGGGGCTCCGAATTGTATCCGTTGCTTTGAATACTCGAT
The sequence above is a segment of the Dehalococcoidales bacterium genome. Coding sequences within it:
- the ychF gene encoding redox-regulated ATPase YchF is translated as MSLTCGLVGLTACGKTTIYNAVTASGAAHYDGSKMHRVIVNVPDPRIQALAKLYNPAKIVPATMQLVDIPGLATNSANKPGHSTRLLKHIKDVDTLLHVIRCFEAADTFPRHDNIDPVRDVETIDLELMVADSQTLQKKIARLSKKVRAGDSDAIRQVADCEKIKRGLDQGIPARRQRLDDKELNSIRECNLVSLKPVLYIANVKSMGNDGNDYVKALQTIIDADSSEAITICGRDEADISQLDPVDRQEFLAELGLQESSMMRLLQAAYRKLGLVNFFTVGEDEVRAWTCHRGDKAPVAAGKIHTDMERGFIRMEVIPCNDLLELGSEAAVIKAGKQRIEGKTYEIQEGDVTVVLFNIS
- a CDS encoding putative quinol monooxygenase — protein: MIVLVAVLQVAEGKGNEVVEEFKKLVPTVLQDPGTISYNINQAADNPDKVMVYEKYEDMDALKYHGQTEHFKAFGQATRSLFAGRPEITLYNEVV